Below is a genomic region from Vitis riparia cultivar Riparia Gloire de Montpellier isolate 1030 chromosome 16, EGFV_Vit.rip_1.0, whole genome shotgun sequence.
TTTCCGAAAGCAATCGAAAGAGAGGGACTAAAACGAGAGAGGTCGTGGAGTACAAGGAATATCCAACAAGTTTCCAAAAGCTAtttgaactttcaaataattttcaaaataatggtaggagttttttttgaaataaagagGGTCCCGAGAAACAAAGCCTGCTCTAAACAATTCAATTCATTAAACTATACCCCCATTTCATGCTATGCTTAATGGATCTAAGCAGGTGAACGAATAGTGAGCATTcgtacgattaatcaaatatcaagttCAAAGAAAACAATCCATATATCAATCATTTATAGGGGAAATCAAAGAAACCAGAAATGGAACAAAACATAGCAAGTATGAAACGAACTCAACTTCAACAAAACCTAATCCACAACAAATGATGCTCAAGTAGCAAgacaaaatgatgaaaaacaatgaaaatgagaaaaaaatgaataagagaTTTGCAAAGAATTCATACATGAGGGTGTTCCTCTAATCCTCCAAAAAATAGTAAACTTTCCTCCTCCTTGCCCTCCCAAACATCTCACTCTTCATTTGAAATCCTGCTTTAATCCATGAGTTCCGACCACTTAAGTATATTCTACCATAATCCGGGTGACCCCTAGCTCCAACTTTTTCTCTAACCCTACTCTACTTCCCtttgctctatttttttttcctccctgtTTTCACCCTCTCCCAACTACTCTATTGCTTCCCGTTCAACAAAAAAGTCTCTCCCTCAACCAACACCATGGCAAAGTGGTCATGCCTTTGCCACACGTTTCATGCAACTTTGAACACTTGTGGAGGTCGTTCCCCACTcctccaaatgaaaaaaaaaaaaaaaaaaacagctccTCCCAGTCCAAAGAGGGGTTTACAAGTGGgttccacaatttttttttgtaatattaatttttatttttattttcgtgttgtttagaaaattttgcaaacatcaaatttatgttttcattttttgaacttgattttccacaaaataaaaatgaaaaaaaatgtataatttaaattaattaaaaggttatatattttcaatttatttgatgttatataaaaagtaaaataaatttgaaaaaatatataaaaataatttattgacttcaaatcatttttctttccttgattttttttttaaaaattttccctcgcatttttttagaatgaaacataaccttaattatTTGAAACCAAGTAATCGATAAATTTGTTTGGAGGAATTTTTTGTtcctatcaaaaataattttaaaattatcatactTTCAGATTTCACATAAACTTGTCGTTTTGCCAATGTCGTGAAGATATGTTCTCATGCAAAAGGacatttatttatgaatattagGAAAGATGACAACATAGtggtaaatattttaaaaatgaacaaatattaaattattcaaagaaaaagTCCATATGGATGCATATTTATGTATggttattttattagaaatttagaaATGATATGTCTGGCtgcatttttattctttttttgaagttttttttttcaaaaattaaaattttaagaataataatttaaaaaaccatttcaatttttatttttaaaatttgatgataaaaactataaaaaataaaagtgccaaatttttttttaatatcacaaattttttttaaaaaaatttaaaatgagaatAGCAGGTATTTTcaaagaatgatttttaatttctttcaattatttttgaaggattgttttaaaaaataattatacgaatataaaaaataattaaaaataaattactataaataaaaattatttttaaaatatatttaaaaatataggaaataattaacaaacattttaaattcttttttttttttttgttttataaaatattagagaacaatttttaaaatttatttttaaaaattatttttaaaaacacttcccaaacaaATCCTAACACCTTatgtttttccttatattttagttttctcaCCAAATTCAACTCCTCTTTACCTCCTAATTAACATTGTGCTTAATTTCCATATCGACATtgtaaaattattgaaaatcactaaaaaaatttatccaaaaatcataaaaaaattaaatttggattttagtaatcatcaaatatgtttttgccTTTTGCTTTCAAAAGTGAGGAATGATATTAGAACTAGAAAACATCTTTAATATtcataaacattaaaaaacatgattgaaaaaatatttatgatttttattttttaaaatagtaaacaTAGCAAATCCCATTTATCTCAtaatcaaaaaattgaaatcaacaTTTCACTTTGGTGATGTATGAAACTTTGCCTTTATCTATTATCTCAAAACAAGTTcgatatttattgaatttaaagtttAGAATTGAGGCTTCGATCTTTCTAATTCAgtcaaaataaaacaatctataattgaaatgaatattatattaaaaaaattgtaaatttgcTAATTATTACTTGCTTAAATTAATTAGGTtaataaaattgttgaaaatattaaaatttgaccTAGTTGAGGTAGGGGACTCAAGTTAAATGActcattaaattataaaattaagtgttaaatatattttaccttCTTAATCTTTAGCATGTTTTACACTTTGCTCtgcatattaaaaaattaacattttggtcttcaaatttattataatgtaaaactttacctttgaaatttattaaaaagtcaATAAATAGTTCGTTAAATAAAGAAACAAtgttaaaatgtaaataaaaatgattgagatgtgaagaaaaatatttattatgagTTTGAAACCGCCACAGTTTGCAACTACATGCAAAAATCAAGAACatttctctaaaataaaaaataaaaattgataattactatattttaaaaaatttgggaaatttCACTTTGAGACTATTAATTTAAAGTTGGTTTTACCCAATTTCATACTAGTGTCAAAACCAAAGTATGAAAAAGATAAATCtcttttgtaattttatgaagAGTTTATAATTTGGGGCAAAGTGTTAGTATTTAATAAGTTTAGGGGGTAAAATATCGGGTTatcttttttgtaattttatgaagAGTTTATAATTTGGGGCAAAGTGTTAGTATTTAATAAGTTTAGGAGGTAAAATATCGGGTTTTGAATGTGAGATGGTAAAGCGTAAAACATGTCAAAGGTTGAGTGAGACGTAGgagaaaattcattaattttttttttttggttattaatgtaatttttagagtgttttttttaaatcataaattgtagttttttccattattttttaccataaaagataatttaattactTGTTAGATCCACTATATGATACTCGCATGTTCTTAGTTAAGGTACCCATTTTTAAGTCgtcattaaaaaatcaatttttatttttttaaaaattaaattgtgttCTTCtcgaaaaaaaatatttaattaaaccaTAATTTAGaacttaattcaaatttaatttaataacactacaaataaaaaggtagaaaaaaaattagaatctaAAACCATCTTGTCCCGAGGACTTATAAGTTCAAGAATAATTCCAACTCTTCAATCATTTTCAATGACCTCAATTTTCTCACTAAGAAAGTTCAAGAATAGTTCCAACCCTTCAATCCCTTTCgatgatcttaattttttttaataacatttgaGATGTCTTCTTCAATGGATTAAGACAATTGAAGAGTGTTATAGAGTTTCCGTGGCTTGTTCATCTATGCATGTATCTCTACATCACATGAAAAATTCTATCTAGACattttcttctttcacttcggATTTAGACAATTGAAGAGTGTCAGAGTTTCCGTGGCTTGGCTTGCTCGTCTATGCATGATGGGTATATTGATAACTTGGAAAGtaacgaagaaaaaaaaaattgttaagaaaaatagtttttcatatttagttttactataaaatgtgaaagaattaaatataattaaaattagttaaatatttatacatttcaaaaattgtttaatatttatataatagagaaaagtaaaacaaatttgaaaaaatatataaaaataatttattaaatttgaattaattttttatttttctctactttttcttttcttacgtttttttgctatgtttggtttatcgaaagtactaagaaaagaaaaaaatgttaagaaaaattattttttcgtatttggtttcacaataaaaaaaatataaaaaagaataaaatataattaaattttttcaaaaatttacatatttttaaattatttaatttttacataataaagggaaataagtaaaataagtttaaaaaaatataaaaaaaataatttattgaagttagaattattttttattttcctttaccttttttttccttatacttttcctctctatttcctttctctcatattttcccttaaattttctagaaaccaCACATAACAAaattcctctttattttctttctatcacattccctcaaaattttcgTAACCAAATTTCATTTTGGTTGATGATACCTAAAAAAGGGTCATGGGCAAGGTCTCCATGCAAGTTGGCCtgcaaatattaatataagcAATGTTTGTCACAAATGTATAGAATATTGGGAAGAAAGAGACattgatattatattatatatgattatatatataccCTAGTCATACAAGATGGACACATGataaaattttggagaaaaagtCAAGGAGACTGAtaaattatgtgattaattgataaaatatacTATCACAAAACTAATAAAGTATGGTTTTAATTCTTGGACTTCTTcctttctaatatttttctatagtgttttcttttaaaaagtgaAACACAAGTTTAAAGTAACCACACGTGTGTATACTAAATTTGATGCATATTAAATTGAAAccgccatttttttttatgtaacaTAAGAAACTTCACAATTTTCCTTTAAACTATGTTTGAATCTcaaaaagtttgaaggaaaatgcaacataaaaaaaatgtagagaaaaagtagaaaaaatgaaaaataagaaatagatttagactatgtttggtttctgaaaaatttgagagaaaatgtaagtgaaagaaaatataaaagaaaagtaaaagaaaagaaaaataaaaaaaaaataaaaaatcgataaattacttttatttgttatttgaaacacattttacttattttaactcatcgatataaaaataaaataatttaaaaatatgtaattttttaattagttttaattatatttgatttcctttaatttttttcacacaacaattatatatatatatatatatattatttttcttcatatttttttttcttagtatttttggTGAACCAAACATTATGGAAATATTTGCACTAttagagaaagaaataaaagagttATACATCTCTTGCTAAAGAAGAACTACTAGTTCTTTATCTCGTTTATTGATGAGCAATAACTACTAGCTCTTAAAGGTTCacaaacttgaaaatttaatttgcatttgcatttttcattttcagaaGATAAGTTGTGGTGACCGAAGCAATGCCTTCCAGTGGTTTGCTAGTGACCATTGAAGCATTGGAAGCTGCTTCTTCCTTCACGTCGTACTCGATCTTTAATTTGATGACACATGAATCCTTCTCTTTTTCCACAATCTCGAAGCAAACTCGATACAAAGTAAATCCCAAGTCCAGAAATCCTCCTTCAACCACCTCAGTCTCTTTGATGCGCTTCTCGTTATCAATCtttgtgaatttctccttgtaAATCATAGGTCCTTGCGCCCcttattcatcaaaataaaaaaatctatcacTTGAATAGGAAGTATCAACTCTagaagaaaaattaggctaaaaataataaaaaataaaaatagtaccAGGGGGTGGGGCAAGCGTGAGTTCAAGAACAGTGCCAACTCCTCCATCACCTTCAACCAGCTCAACTTTCTCAAGCATAGGAGAGAGGCCTTCTTGGACAACCTTGGCCAGTTGAAGGGTGCTATAGAGCTCCCAGGCATCGCCGGCCGGCACGTCGACCTCCACATCATATGAAACTTGGCcaaacatcttcttcttcagcTCACTTCTCTGTGGTTACAGACCTATGAAGATGGTGTTTTAGGGTTTGGTGGTTGTGTTGTTTATAAAGTGAAGAACCCTAGCCCCTCTTCATTGACTGTTAGATAGATAATAACAAGGGCATTGTGAATGAGGACAAGGTTTCTTTCCCAAGGATCTGAGGAAAAACTGGCCTGCCAATATTCCGAAGTTAATGGGCCTTGTCAATATTGgaaaatttggaattaaaaaaaaagaaaaaaaagacttgaATGATGTGAAGTTAATGGAATATGCTGTTGCAATGCCAAGAATAcatgcatgatttttttttttttctaatatatatatttttctatataataattaattaagttgttttaggtttcttaatttattaataaaactaCTAGGGGCTTGCAAGTGGTAGTTTTCCTAGCAATAGAAGATGTGGGAgaataaaaatagttattgCTCTCAATTGCATAATTGAATTTGtcttaaaactatattttaaaaaattattattaaaaaaaagaataattataatataagtttaagtctctctattttttcaaaacccaTACTTTTATGCTGTATTTGGTTATgggaaaaatgagggaaaaaaaaacatagataggaaatgtgaagaaaaataaaaaatatatttaaagtaaataaattatttttatatatttcttctaattaaatttagttatttttctctttataaaaagattaaatattttaaaatatataaaattttaattatatttaacttttttgtatttttataatgaaattaaatataaaaaacatttttcttaatatttttttcttactgTATTCCAGgaactaaatatattattatatttcaaataaaacctaaatcatttttctttttcttatctcATTATCTcacattggttttttttttcaattatgaaGCCAAACCAATAAGTTATCAACtgactttctttttcttcatataatCGATCTCTGTATCTTTATGGAAGGTGGACCAACAAAAGGGCCAAGGAATGTAGCTTTCAAGGGGTGGATGGGTGGTGGAGAGATATTCAAGATAATGAATGGTCTGTATGATGAGAATAGAATTATGGTGTTGTTTGGGAATCTTTCcttaaatagtttttcaaaatcaattattgaatataatttttttaaaaatagtttttagttattttgaaGACTATAATTCCTTTGAAGAAGTCAAACAtcagaaacaattttttcaacCTACTCTCCAAGGAGGTACTGATATACTTATATGCAATGCAAAAAGTTTTTTTGTATActctttatatttctaattgtATCTCTTggaaaactataaaaaataattaaaaataccttaaattattctaaaaagtcacttgtttccaaattaAGAGGGTCTttggtaaattaacttaataacttaaagtgaatttaatgtaaattattaagtaaattaaatatgtttagtaaaaaaaaaacttaatattacaactaaaagttaaaaataactttaggtattaagtcaaaatagttaacttactcttcatctttttttttttttggtcttattTACCCACATCTAatgagaatatatttaataaccatGACTCTTGATCCTTaactcatttttcataaaaataaatattagttaacatttttaataataaatattaattacaattaatgagaataaatatatcaatataatgatttaaaataaatttttcaaacaactttaatatttgaagtaaaaaaatttgagtaATAAGgtttaaattaacaatttaagaacaatttaaattaaagtaaacttaagttattaagtaataagtattaaattttatcaaacacctaagtgacatttgtttttttaacttaattctaaatataacttaaaactaaatagtgtttaatagtGATAAACATTaagtcatttatttattttaatattttatttctattaagtattaaaaagcaaagaaaaattaaagtgaaACATTTTACGaatttatctttatcttaaaacttttttttggcattcaaaataaattttcttttcttatgtacTTCTAACAGAGTAACCCAAATATGGAAATGGATcgtaaatgaaatgaattttttgttcA
It encodes:
- the LOC117934106 gene encoding S-norcoclaurine synthase 2-like is translated as MFGQVSYDVEVDVPAGDAWELYSTLQLAKVVQEGLSPMLEKVELVEGDGGVGTVLELTLAPPPGAQGPMIYKEKFTKIDNEKRIKETEVVEGGFLDLGFTLYRVCFEIVEKEKDSCVIKLKIEYDVKEEAASNASMVTSKPLEGIASVTTTYLLKMKNANAN